AAACGTAGGCTAATAAACCTTAATGATGGCGTTTGATACTTATACTACATGTTATTAAAAggtgttttaaatgtaatttggcCTAGATCCTTGTTTTAGTACCTTGCGAAAAAAATTATAAGTAGACTCATGCAGGTTTGAAAGGTCACAATCTCCTCAAAAGTCTGAATGTTTTGCATCGCGAGACTAAGTGTATGTGACACAGACATGGTTCAACTGCTTTCAGGAATCGCTcgaaaaaatactttttgaaaggaaaatagACATTAGACAGCAATAAATATGACAGGAAGATGCGTTCGCCACACACAGCATGCGCTTCGCGGCACTTTTCCAGGCAATAAGGCGAAAAGGCCTTCCTGAATTTTGAAATTCAGTCTCAGTGGCTATGATTGTATATATAGCCTTGAAAAAGCGAATGCAtcaatgaaaacaggaaataatttGCATTGAACAAATACTAATCGTTTTCCCTCTGAAGGACAAGTGTCAAGTTTAGGAAACTCGTGAAGGGTCAGTTTCTTATAATAAATCAGACGCGGCTGTTATTTAATGTGATGATCAGCATATCACACTGAGAAGATCTCGGTGGTTGTTATCGATAGGGACATCATTTTCGGATAGTTTGAAGTTACACGCCCGGTTTAGTGCGCATGCGTAGCGAGGTGGCACCCTGTTTTTAGGGGCAGGTGAGATGATCCTGCGCAGGTAAAAGCAGATATTGTCTTTGTGATCGGAGGATCAATGCGATTACACCGTGCATGAGTCGCCATATAGAGTAAGAAGACAAAAGAATGTCAATAATGGGGAAAATGGGGGATTGGCAGGTATGTACTTATGTTTAAATTAagacatgtgtatatatgtatgcaggTGTTGCAAGTGTCAGGTAAACCCACGGATActtaaacatgaaaacaaacaagaccATCCTCATCAACTTTTCATTGACAGTAATGTGCACCACTGGTAATTTAAGTAGTCTCCCTGAGATCGTGTAAAATTTGTATGGAGCATTTCTGGGAATGTATTAGTACataaaagcatataaatgtttGGATTTTGTCTTAAGATCCGGATAAATATATGGAACTTATGAAGTGGTAGTATATTAAAGGTGGAACGATATAATCGTTATTCTGGATAAAATCACCAGAATATGTTTAAGTAATGGACAGGTGAAAGTTTAGGAAGTATAAAATAGCATACACGAATTTAAtcaattatttatgtttcaCATATCATACAATTAGGGCTATAATGCAAACAGATGATTTTTGCAAAGAGTGTGAAAGATCACTTTAGTTCCGTGAAAGTGGTTACTGAAACTTCACTGTTGACTTGTTTCGGTTTTAAATTGTTCTTATActgatttcatattttagaaCGAGGCCCATATGGGGTTTGTAGaaatcttcagtttatttttgttgtttgcctGCGATGGTAGATACGCCACGTCCCACGTGTGCGTGtaatagaaagagaaagacattATATCAGGAAAGTGTTGTCCTTTTAATAGGCCTAAGTGTCTTTATATTATGATTTATATTAgaattatttcattacatttcaccaaaacaaaatattgcattaacaAGTCGGGTTTGTTTTTGCCATAAAAGTAATAGATAACGTGTTTGCATAGCCTACCTGTTTAGTCAATAACCTTTCATGAGTTGGTGACATGGCCGGAATACATTCATAAGCAGCTTCAAATTGCTTCGTTGAATTTTAATGATCAGGGTATTTCTATTCACCCAGAGTATGGTTGCATATAGCGCCCTAGTGTTCCCCAATGAGTCGTGTGGATTATcatgtaggctatatttcaCTGATAAAATTGACAGATCCGTGTGAAACTATTCGTAAATAGGAAAACAGTCGCTCAAATgtgtggtttatttttagttttcagtGAAACGTGTATCATGTATTATGTCACATGGGAGGAAGAGAGACCCACTGAATAACTGCAACCTGTGTGACATAATCATATGAGTGGGCTAGTTTCTCCTGACAACCTCCATTGAAAGTTACCCCACCAAAAATGGAGATTAAGGAAGGCCAACGCCTAGTAGTCGTTTGCCCGCTTTTTACGATCGACAAACTCGGGGCGCTGGCTAGTTCCAGGGGCCAGGCCTGGCTCACCTTTTGCGGCGTgccattgaaatgaaaacagcccattttgttgtgttaattattttaatttgaaaacgGAGGACTCTGTTCTCGGCAATAGTCCTGTGCCCACACTTTGAATGGCGAACTTTTGCATAACAGTATTGGACCCTCCTGTCTCAATGGGACTAAAACAACTGTTTATTCTGTTGTCATTTAAAGATAATCAGATAGGCTCTTCAATGGaaaccacaaaacaaatatgttctGCTGAAAAtagagacagaaggagggagATACAGTtcaacatatttattatttgtgtgacagttttatttttaatacagcaCTAATTTAAGAATTAAGGAATAAATAGGCTACTGTAtatcattattttcaaaataactcGCACGAATTTGTTTATCAAAATGCGATGTCTAGGCTATAGCCTACATTGTCCATGCATTCGGCAATTGCAAATAATCGGctatttttataaattgttgtttatttgattaTGTGATTTTGTAATAGACGCGTCCGCCAATGCTTATGACTTTGGAATGTAACTGGTAAAACACAAAGAAAGTCTTGCCATGTAGAGAGGACGCTCTATAGGCTACGCGGATTACTTTATCTGTGTCTGGTCGTACTGAAAACACCGAATTCAGTCTGCTTTTTCGCTGACGAGAGAATGAACGTTATTATAGAAAGGAAGGCTACACGGCAGGAGATTTTACTTTCACCATTAGAGGGAGATCGCAGAGCACAGACTGAATTACCAGCAATTTTCCAGCGATAAAGCCGTACTCTGTAAATAAGAGAGTATCTACTCCCAGTGCTCACTCAAAATGCTTTGGAAATTAATTGATAATATCAAGCATGAAGACAGCGAGGTAAGAGACCGCTGAGAAGGTGTACCATATTATTGTTGGCCAAAATATGTTTGGATTTTACTATAAATTGTAAAATTTATTTGATAGACCAAGTGTACAAAATATAGGTACAAAGAAAGCTGAATATCAAAATATGCCGTTTTaacaaaatatagcctatagcctacTCATAATAGACTAATAATTCTTACAGAAAAGTGCAGTAGGCCCAATAATAGAACATGAGGTTTTGTCTACAGTTGTGGAAGCACGTTCTGTGGaagcgtgtttgtgtatgctaTAAGCTACGTTAAGGCAAATAAACCAATTCTGTTAAAAAGTTTCACCCTTGCCAAGTTGTTATTCACTGTAAATGCTGGCAGTATTACGATTCGGAGACAGGCAATTTAGGACATGTTTGTTGTCGCGCTGAAAGATGTATGCCTAGTCCAGCCAACTGTGTTAACATTAGGCTAATTCAAGGGAGGTGCCGTGGAAACAATAAATAGGTatatttgcttgtgtgtgtcgtTATCGTCTGTCCGCGTAATTGCAGAGTAGCCTAGGctacacactgtgctgtggctgCTCTGTCTCTTCGTCTTTTATATTTTGGAGTTGACTGGAGTTGTACAGCCAGTAAAACTGGTTACGCCTGCGTCTGGGGGCAGGAACACTAGGAGTTGGAAGAAACAAATGTTAGACTGTTTCACTTATACTCTTGTTCGACTCTGGCACGTTCTTTTTCAAGAGGAATAGCATACACCATGGTCCttattaagaaaataatttagaattatttttattccacaTTTGATCGCAAATGGGTCGGCAAGGAAGTTTTACGGCTGAAAGTGGAAGCTGCTAAGAGACTTTGGATAGGCCAGTTTTAAGCCTTAGGCAATAATCTAAACTTCGTTCACGTATTCAGAAGGCCGAGTTGTCATGGATCATGTCAGAGAAACTCGAAGAAGTACAGATCTGAAAACATCAGATGAGCTAAAAAACAAGACGACACTGCGGGCAAGCAGCCGATCTCCGGGCAGTCATACTTTGCCAGTCGAGATGTCATTGGCCTTCACTGGATTTTCAGACGAACCAGAGGTGCCCATTGTTTTCCTCGTTCTTCCTCTTACTGTTCTGTCCTTCCATGCGATCGGTCTTTCACATTCGTTTGGCCCCGAGTCTTTTAAAATGTCCCCCCCTTCTTTCTGATTCGTCAGACACAAAAGAATGTCCCCTTTTTGtatcccccactctctccctcactccctctctccgtgtctctccctctctgattAGATGCACTGATTCTTCTTGCAATGGACGTCATTTAGTAAAGAGCTGCCTTCAGTTGCTTCTTCGCTTCATACTTGATTTTCGACCTTTGTTCCTTTATGAAATGTTCTTGTGATATAGTTAGGAATATCGGCTTTTAGGAGTCAAAGGAAAGAAGACAGACTCTGCTATCATGCAGATACACAACGTCAGATCTGGATGGCAGAAGACGGATATACGAAAGTTTTAATAATAATCTGCAGCATTTTGCAATCAAATGAAGTGCATCAGGAATTGTAACCGAATGCTGATGGATTACCGTGTTTCGGTGACTCATATATGAATATTGATGTTGCGCTTTTGTGCTGGGTTTTATTCGGTCTAATTTGTTTTTCGTCGTTTCATCaaggttttaatttttaatgattttttaacCTCGGCTTGTTCGATTCACTACCCAAATGTTAGTGCACAGTTTTTCTGCTATGGTGAGTTAAAGTGGACTAAAATTGCTAAACTTCGTTAAACATTTCGACTCTGCTGGCATATTTTATTACTTGCTTGGCTATGTACCCAGTCTGTCATTATTTGGCAATACAATTGGAATTGCAACGAATTTGATAGCCACATTTACGAGTGGGCGTAAGGCAATCCCGGTCTGTTTTTGAATCGTATGAAAcgaaatatttatttctgtttaatttcgCCTATTATCTGggttttcttcttgttttattttttgtattagcATTGGATTCATCTGCCAGTCTCATTTGTGTTTATGATTACAAATACTGACATTTGTCTCTGCtatgtttatgtttaaatgcagttgtttttctgtttttgagacAATTAAATTATACGGAAAATACGTCAAACAGTATGCAGACAGTTTCCACAACACAATTTTAACCTGGTAAAATGTTGACTCATGGAAATGTATACGTATTCatcattcatatatattttttctattcTCTTTTTAAGGATCGTCATGACGGTAGTAATGGGACTGCCAGGATATCTCAGCTGGGATCCGTGGGTCAGTCTCCGTACTCCAGCGCGCCCCCACTCTCGCATACTCCCAACTCTGACTTCCAGCCTCCATATTTTCCGCCACCTTACCAGCCCATCTATGCTCAGTCACAGGACCCTTACTCGCACGACCCCTATTCCCTAAactctctacacacacagccacaaacacagcaccCAGGATGGCCGGGCCAAAGGCAGAGTCAGGAGAGCAGTCTTCTGCATCAGCATCGCGGCTTGCCCCAGCTGTGCAGGGACTACCGGAGAGACGTTCTCCTGCAGTCCGCACACGGCTTAGATCCTGGACTAGCAGATTCTATCTCTATCCATGGAATACCTCATTCTTTGGAAGAAATGCAGGTAAGAATGattgttatgatgatgattacaataataataactataataCTACTACAActtgttatgatgatgatgattgttgttgttgttattattattattattattattattatattaggaTTTTGTAGCTAATAGTGGATGggagattttgataaaattatattaggcctatattaataataacaataatacagtTATGCTAAATTTGTGCCATGCCATGTACGATATAGTGACCGACAATGACATAAAAACtacagaataattattttaggaCAGGCGGTTTGTTAAAATTTACGACCCATGCTATTGAACACCATGGGTCTGTATTTATGACGGTAAAATAAGGTCAACAATTATGACTTACGATACTTTTAGGATTTTGCACGTACAATCAGGAtattaatgtagcctacatggaAAGTCAGTCTCTCAATTTCCTCAACTGCTCTGGattgacatttttattcaggAATTTCATTATGAACGTTACTTCTTCCTGCAAACGTCTCTGATATTGTAGACGTTTATTTACGCTTTTGTATGAGCGAAGAACAGAAACATCAGCAATGTAAATTGAGAGAAGAAGGATGTAGGCTACAATAAACAATTGTTTCTCGTCAACTCAGcaagtaaatgaaaaatacatttaaattatagggatttttttaatcagaaaatTCTATGGTTTAACATGCGATTTATACACAGGTATTGTCATTATCAGCTGGCTTTAAGTGATGTAACTATTAATTACTGTAACTATTAAATTCATTGTTATTGTATCAAGCATACATATGCATCTTTCTTTATCCAAATAGTTATTGGTCCAATTTAGCCTATAAAAACATCGATATACATGGCTgtcagtttcatttaaaaatccccATGTAGTTCTGACAGAGTAAAGTACAGGCTTTATGACTTACAAATAACAGTACATAAAATGactgtaatttttttctggGATTGTAAAGTTATTTGTTGTGCATTGACTTTTCAGCACGTTGAAGATCAAGCTAACATCATCCAAGACCAAACTGTAATTAAGAAGGGTAAGCAATTTGCTTCAAAATACCGCGCATGTTACCACAGGCTGCTGCAAAGTCTGGAGCCGTATAGACGCCGATGGGCTACGGTGAATGCGGGCTAGgctgtaagaaaaaaatattgactgtGAATGAAACGCGAGACAAATGCAATTGTCACCCAGTTACATAATATTTTATGCTcctctgtaaaaatgaattgacaTGAGTACACGTATACAATGTATATCGCCACTTGCTAAATGCAATCGGTTGGGAAGAGGCGCAGCAAAATTACTCAGAAAGACATGTGTGGAAATAGACTTTCATTGTCTGGTCTTGCTGTGTCCGCAACGGTTTCAGTACATTTCCGTCTAAAACAActgttatttgtgtgtgaatcCATACCTGTCACCTGTGACAGTTTACTTATTGAAAGGGCCCATCTATGATTACTGAGACTAAcctatttactttcattttattagatttttgcTCTGTAGGTTTAGCTTGTCGTCTTCAGTCATGGGTTGAGTGAATTACACGAATAGGCTTGATTCGTGTGAAttcgtgtgtttgtatgtgaattcagtttttcattcaACCCACGATGGGCCTATTCCAGGATTATTTTACATCGTATCGTTCTGCACGTGCAGCCTTTGTCATGTCAAATTATACGAACAGGGGGATATATCTTGAGACTTGCTCTCCGCGTGGTAATTGGCTTTTATATTAGTAATCTCAAGAGTTCGTTTAACTAGCATTGTGTCTATTAGCCTCCCTTGAGCTATTAATGTCGCAAGTGATATATCCAATGGGTCCAGTCCGTTTAATCTCCGGTAGAAACCCCTCACCAATACAAAGTAGTTTAAGCGCGAAGTATTTTAGTGTCCAAGTCTTACATTTTTAGTCCGTACAAGAGTAGATTTGggcactgttttttgtttgctggttttgttttattgtgttttattttgttttattgtgtaaacTGCTGGCTCTTCCTTTAGTTTCCACCACtgttgtccttttttatttaatcaacaAAGTTTACACAACAATGATTGCCTGTGAATGAAGGCTGTATTGTAAATGAACcgttcattttgttttaggTCCTGTGTCTTTATCtaagaacaacagcaacagcatctCCACAATCCCTATGAGTAAGGACGGTCTCTTTGGAGGCGTGATAAACCCAAATGaagtgttctgttctgttccggGCCGCTTGTCTCTGCTTAGCTCCACATCAAAGTACAAGGTCACAGTCTCAGAGGTTCAGAGACGCCTCTCGCCCCCCGAGTGTCTCAATGCCTCGCTGCTGGGAGGCGTTTTGAGGAGGTAAGATTTTGATATTCTTTTGATTACTGTAAGCATATCTGCGTATCTGTGTCTATGCCAGTTGGAAAAATAATCTCAGCCATTTATGTCACTATAATTATATTTAGACCATACATAAGCCACCCAATAATGGGACCCACGTCCACTTAAGACAACAGCGCCTCACTGACTGTAATAACTATAAACAGTTTCATTCGagttttaaagacatttttgcACATACCTTGAATGTACAGGCCTGCCACACATCCATGTCCAACCTGATATCATGtttctatacatttttaatatgtctCTATGCTGTGGGTAACTCTATGCTGTAGATCTAAGCTTTTACAGTTTTCTGCAGTTGTCCACTGTATTCCagacataaaatgtatataaatgagtaaaataaataacacccaagttttgatatcaataatgtATCTTACTGAAGATTACACTACCAAACATGCTGAAGATTATATTCAAATCATGCTGGCtctaaataactttttttctatAAGTTTCACACAGCTGTGATGTTGAATATTACATCCCACATATTAGAAATAAAGTTGCTCAATTTGCTTGCAGTCCAATTATTCACTTacgtttaaatgtattttaatgtatttggtTGAATGTTTATTCCTCTGACACATGaaaattcaattaacatttttacaatgtttcttttttttgtttcagggcAAAATCTAAGAATGGAGGGCGGTCCTTAAGAGAAAAACTGGACAAAATTGGATTAAACCTCCCAGCTGGAAGACGCAAGGCTGCGAATGTCACGTTGTTAACATCACTTGTAGAGGGTAAGACATTCTGGGAATAATATCAATGCAATGGCCTGTGATTtggtgttttcatttcagaactAGCCCAAAACTAACACGAGACAGAATATGGATCCATCCATgtaatttgcattgcattttaccATTCAGCTAGcagtattttcatattcatgttAGCAGTATAATGTATAACATTAGACAGCTCCCAGTTCATTATATATGATCTGCAACCTAATGCATGGAGCTGATTTCGGAGTTCTTAAGGGTGGTTTCAGTTAGCTTGACCAAAAATATGAGATTTTATGCttgttgaaaataaattgtttctgGCTCTTGACCAGTTTTTCTTAgaattctattattattattattattattattattattattattattattattattattattattaaagggCTTACAGAAAGATTAGAATAAATTCATTGTACTCGCAGATTTAGTACGGCTGTTCTCTGGTGCGTGTTTTGGTGAAATCCGGGATGCGTCATTGGTTCCTGTTAATCATTATAACAGAGGACCTGAAGGCCATATTCATTTTCGCTTCATTATGGTTTAGCCTGCTAGCATCTTAATAGGTTGAAGAATTATCCGATTGGTTAGTGAGCTGGGAGTTGAGAGCATTACAGGATAGTTATGCAGTAAAGGGATAGCTTGATCCTGGAATATTGTTTATGATCGCTTAATTTTTATGGAAATGAGCGTACTGGGTTGTCGCTTTGATGCGCTTAATTGGCACATGCGTCCTTCCGGGCTTGAAGCTCACTGCAGGAAGCCCCGAAGTAAAAACTCGGCTGGTTCAGGAAATTGAAAGCAAAGACTCAGCCAAAATAACAGACAGGCCTCAACCGAGTTAGCCTTATGGTTGAAAACATGCAACATTAAGCTTTTTTAGACGCCGTTAAGATGCTTTTCTACAACGTGGACTGTTTCAATAGCCTAACACTGTGTTTACATCACGTTAAGTAACTGATACCCTAACATTAGGTGTTTATTGACTAACAGTCTACTACTActttaacacattttacaatGAAAAGTCCTGaccttaaaatattttatttattttattcatacttTATTCGTTCATCTATTCACTTATATTTGCATGTAGGCTATTGCAAGtgctaattaaaaaatgtggttAGTGGAAGTATCAGTTGCTCAGAAATTGATGTCATAAATAGGACTAACACATAACACGCTCTTCTCTTTGTCTCTTAGGCGAAGCCGTTCATCTTGCCCGAGATTTTGGTTacgtgtgtgagacagagttCCCAGCCAAGGCAATTGCGGAATACATGAACCGTCAGCATTCCGACCCAAATGAACAAGTCCAGAGAAAAAACATGTTATTGGCAACGAAGTAAGTTCCTATAGGCCTACGCTTTTATCGCATTATTTAATTCAGAAATGTATTATATAGAACggtaacataataataataataataataataataataataataataatcgtgaTCACGATGGGGCTTACTCTTCATGTTCTTCATTTAAGTCTCCGCAAATGCCACGTGGTTATTCTAATTTTGCCTTCGATCAATGAATCAATTAAAGTATTATACGTATTTTGATGAGAAGTGTCCACAGTCAGGTTTTCCACAAGCAGTCTTCGGGTTGTGTTTTTAGAATTATACACGATAACACCTTCAGGGTGAAATCAGCTCTGCTAGAATACATTTTGGTCCCTACTGTTTCGTATAAACTATGTTACAGTTGCATTAACACACAACGAACACACAAATTTGACTGTGTCTGAAGAGTTAcactatttttaattaatttaattaatgtttaattaatttaatcatatCTGTATGATTACTACCTCACAAACTCGATTGTAACGTAGGCCTATATAGACAGGCAGTGGTGCACTTATTATTTTGTGCAGATAATTGTTTGAATTATGATGTCTGGTATTAATTTGACCAGATGTTTGCTATATTCTATATGGGATAATATAAATTGCAATTATACTTGATACGGCTATCAACCACGTGATGCATTTCTAAGAATACTCGGGCGTATTTAATGACTTATTTTAATGCAAGCAGTTTGACCACAAAATAGCTCCTTCATCTAAAAGACACTTTTTCATTGTGTGACAGTGCGATTGAGTTTTTCTGGGATTGTTTAAAAACACCTCACAAATGTTTTATCTTGCTATTTTTTCAGACAAATctgcaaagaattcacagaccTGCTTTCC
This region of Anguilla rostrata isolate EN2019 chromosome 8, ASM1855537v3, whole genome shotgun sequence genomic DNA includes:
- the LOC135260992 gene encoding transcription factor AP-2-alpha-like isoform X2, which translates into the protein MSIMGKMGDWQDRHDGSNGTARISQLGSVGQSPYSSAPPLSHTPNSDFQPPYFPPPYQPIYAQSQDPYSHDPYSLNSLHTQPQTQHPGWPGQRQSQESSLLHQHRGLPQLCRDYRRDVLLQSAHGLDPGLADSISIHGIPHSLEEMQHVEDQANIIQDQTVIKKGPVSLSKNNSNSISTIPMSKDGLFGGVINPNEVFCSVPGRLSLLSSTSKYKVTVSEVQRRLSPPECLNASLLGGVLRRAKSKNGGRSLREKLDKIGLNLPAGRRKAANVTLLTSLVEGEAVHLARDFGYVCETEFPAKAIAEYMNRQHSDPNEQVQRKNMLLATKQICKEFTDLLSQDRTPLGNSRQQPILEPGIQSCLSHFSLISHGFGTPAMCAAITALQNYLTEAMKAMDKMYLNNNSHNDSGTKSGEKDEKHRK
- the LOC135260992 gene encoding transcription factor AP-2-alpha-like isoform X1 yields the protein MDHVRETRRSTDLKTSDELKNKTTLRASSRSPGSHTLPVEMSLAFTGFSDEPEDRHDGSNGTARISQLGSVGQSPYSSAPPLSHTPNSDFQPPYFPPPYQPIYAQSQDPYSHDPYSLNSLHTQPQTQHPGWPGQRQSQESSLLHQHRGLPQLCRDYRRDVLLQSAHGLDPGLADSISIHGIPHSLEEMQHVEDQANIIQDQTVIKKGPVSLSKNNSNSISTIPMSKDGLFGGVINPNEVFCSVPGRLSLLSSTSKYKVTVSEVQRRLSPPECLNASLLGGVLRRAKSKNGGRSLREKLDKIGLNLPAGRRKAANVTLLTSLVEGEAVHLARDFGYVCETEFPAKAIAEYMNRQHSDPNEQVQRKNMLLATKQICKEFTDLLSQDRTPLGNSRQQPILEPGIQSCLSHFSLISHGFGTPAMCAAITALQNYLTEAMKAMDKMYLNNNSHNDSGTKSGEKDEKHRK
- the LOC135260992 gene encoding transcription factor AP-2-alpha-like isoform X3; amino-acid sequence: MLVHSFSAMDRHDGSNGTARISQLGSVGQSPYSSAPPLSHTPNSDFQPPYFPPPYQPIYAQSQDPYSHDPYSLNSLHTQPQTQHPGWPGQRQSQESSLLHQHRGLPQLCRDYRRDVLLQSAHGLDPGLADSISIHGIPHSLEEMQHVEDQANIIQDQTVIKKGPVSLSKNNSNSISTIPMSKDGLFGGVINPNEVFCSVPGRLSLLSSTSKYKVTVSEVQRRLSPPECLNASLLGGVLRRAKSKNGGRSLREKLDKIGLNLPAGRRKAANVTLLTSLVEGEAVHLARDFGYVCETEFPAKAIAEYMNRQHSDPNEQVQRKNMLLATKQICKEFTDLLSQDRTPLGNSRQQPILEPGIQSCLSHFSLISHGFGTPAMCAAITALQNYLTEAMKAMDKMYLNNNSHNDSGTKSGEKDEKHRK